A genomic stretch from Leptospira johnsonii includes:
- a CDS encoding PLP-dependent cysteine synthase family protein, with amino-acid sequence MFDEISRSIDEFGNSLLGALNNVQNAFGRELSVAKPIKENVLQMIGNTPLIRLNQIGSHIPNVEIYLKAEFCNPTGSVKDRTALSMVLAAERRGELKPGGSIFQAGYNTTAISLAWISTLRQYKFKVFLAPDTDQEKIKELKSYGATVEVVQLAKGNWDDSLLETAKSAKDREKNSVILNEFKDMANTNAHFLFTGPEIWRDLGGNVDAFVAGGGSGGTLSGVGRYLKSKKPSLRVIMGVSKNSRFIRKMVQGDSSIRLPESFDPKVTDQYIGVDRDEALRYQSELYQKEGIFAGLTTGTTLASAIHYAESLPTREDQKTPSYKIVVLSPDRL; translated from the coding sequence ATGTTCGACGAAATTTCCCGTTCCATCGATGAATTCGGCAATAGCCTTCTTGGGGCTTTGAATAATGTACAAAATGCGTTCGGAAGGGAATTAAGCGTAGCTAAACCGATCAAGGAGAATGTTCTCCAAATGATCGGGAACACTCCTCTCATCCGACTCAACCAGATCGGTTCCCATATTCCGAATGTGGAAATTTATCTCAAGGCGGAGTTCTGCAATCCTACTGGAAGCGTAAAGGATAGGACCGCACTTTCTATGGTGCTTGCCGCAGAAAGAAGAGGGGAGCTAAAACCTGGCGGTTCTATTTTCCAAGCGGGATACAATACTACTGCAATTTCTTTAGCATGGATTTCTACTCTTCGCCAATACAAGTTCAAAGTATTTTTAGCTCCTGATACGGATCAGGAAAAGATCAAAGAACTGAAATCCTACGGTGCCACTGTAGAAGTGGTCCAGCTTGCAAAAGGTAATTGGGACGATTCTCTTTTGGAAACTGCAAAGTCAGCAAAGGACAGAGAGAAAAACAGCGTGATCCTGAATGAATTCAAGGACATGGCAAATACGAATGCACACTTTTTATTTACCGGCCCCGAGATCTGGAGAGATCTTGGCGGGAATGTGGATGCGTTTGTTGCAGGCGGAGGTTCCGGCGGAACTCTTTCCGGTGTAGGAAGATATTTAAAAAGTAAAAAGCCTTCTTTAAGGGTCATTATGGGAGTGAGCAAGAATTCTCGCTTCATTCGTAAAATGGTACAAGGAGATTCCAGCATCCGACTTCCAGAGTCCTTCGATCCAAAAGTTACGGACCAATATATTGGAGTGGATAGGGACGAGGCTCTTCGTTACCAATCCGAGCTCTACCAAAAAGAAGGAATTTTTGCGGGACTGACTACGGGAACCACACTAGCATCGGCTATCCATTACGCGGAAAGTCTTCCCACTCGAGAGGACCAAAAAACTCCTAGCTATAAGATCGTAGTACTTTCTCCGGACCGACTCTAA
- a CDS encoding NrsF family protein, translating to MSNSESDKTKKLIQTLSSDLEKGSLNIFTLFLSCLGLVFLGILVGWAASNLSGRLNTFPGWWPEPALLLVWGIFSAYLLSKLAFPEETSTWIFWAAGVFLFAWIALILSRFFTEEVPSHIHLGLCPAIIASTSIFFGAGAWFLFKNTASSRPGLSGFLFLNLLLASSNLCLKFVCSVQDPSHILISHLAFTLVWIGALYIPIRKKFSW from the coding sequence ATGTCAAATTCAGAATCGGACAAGACCAAAAAGCTGATCCAAACATTAAGTTCCGACCTGGAAAAAGGGAGTCTGAACATTTTTACCCTTTTTCTTTCCTGTTTGGGGTTAGTGTTTTTGGGAATCCTAGTTGGATGGGCTGCTTCCAATTTATCAGGTAGACTAAACACATTCCCGGGTTGGTGGCCAGAACCTGCATTATTATTGGTGTGGGGAATTTTCTCCGCTTATCTTTTGAGTAAACTTGCCTTTCCTGAGGAAACTTCGACTTGGATCTTCTGGGCGGCAGGTGTTTTTCTATTCGCTTGGATCGCATTGATCCTAAGTCGGTTTTTTACGGAAGAAGTTCCGTCCCATATTCATCTGGGACTTTGTCCCGCAATTATAGCGAGTACTTCGATCTTCTTTGGAGCCGGGGCTTGGTTTCTTTTTAAAAATACTGCGAGTTCTAGACCGGGACTTTCCGGATTCTTGTTTTTAAATCTTTTATTAGCAAGTTCTAATCTATGTCTGAAGTTTGTATGCTCCGTCCAAGATCCTTCCCATATTTTGATCTCTCATCTTGCATTCACTTTGGTTTGGATTGGCGCATTATACATTCCGATCCGAAAAAAATTCAGTTGGTAA
- the leuD gene encoding 3-isopropylmalate dehydratase small subunit, which yields MKAFTQHEGLAVLIDRPNIDTDAIIPKQFLKKIERTGFGIHLFHDWRYLDDEGTKPNPEFSLNLDRYKGASILVTRDNFGCGSSREHAPWALEDYGFRAIIAPSYADIFYNNCFKNGMLPVVLKAEEVDEIFKIVDKTPGAKIKIDLDKQNVISPSGNVYNFEVDSFRKYCLFNGLDDIGLTLKHAAEISSYEEKNRKDVPWLYASLK from the coding sequence ATGAAAGCTTTTACCCAACACGAAGGTTTAGCGGTTCTAATTGATCGCCCAAATATAGATACGGATGCAATCATCCCGAAACAATTTTTGAAAAAGATTGAACGTACCGGTTTCGGGATCCATCTATTTCATGACTGGAGATATCTGGACGATGAGGGAACCAAACCGAATCCTGAGTTTAGTCTGAATCTAGATAGATACAAGGGAGCTTCTATCCTTGTCACCAGAGACAATTTTGGATGCGGTTCTTCCAGAGAGCATGCTCCTTGGGCTTTGGAAGATTATGGTTTTAGAGCGATTATTGCTCCTTCTTACGCGGATATTTTTTACAATAATTGTTTCAAAAACGGTATGCTTCCGGTTGTTTTAAAGGCGGAAGAAGTGGACGAAATTTTCAAGATCGTAGATAAGACTCCGGGAGCCAAAATTAAGATCGATCTGGACAAACAGAATGTGATCAGTCCTTCCGGAAACGTATACAATTTCGAAGTGGACTCTTTCCGTAAGTATTGTTTATTTAACGGTTTGGACGATATCGGTTTAACCCTGAAGCATGCTGCAGAGATCTCTTCTTATGAGGAGAAAAATCGAAAAGATGTTCCTTGGTTGTACGCTTCTTTAAAGTAA
- a CDS encoding RNA polymerase sigma factor has translation MAEKQDIWQILSERMRLAQDGDSKEYELLLSKCREILNNHLSYKVRDKEDREDLIQDILIGIHKARATYRREKPFAPWFFSIARYKTIDYIRRKGTRDRMVSTEMEGFAQEVKTSIEDKWEVQQGLESWLNVLEPRQRRILTMAKLEGKSVREISETTGLSESNVKVIVHRSLEKLKRFFSESERTIEGSKTSKK, from the coding sequence ATGGCGGAAAAGCAAGATATCTGGCAAATTCTTTCGGAAAGAATGCGCTTAGCTCAAGACGGAGATTCCAAGGAATACGAACTCCTACTTTCCAAATGCAGGGAAATTTTAAACAATCATCTGAGCTATAAGGTTCGTGACAAGGAAGATCGAGAGGATCTCATTCAGGATATTCTGATCGGTATTCATAAGGCCAGAGCAACTTATCGAAGGGAAAAACCGTTTGCACCCTGGTTTTTCTCCATCGCCAGATACAAGACCATAGACTATATCCGAAGGAAAGGGACTAGGGATAGAATGGTTTCCACGGAGATGGAAGGTTTTGCCCAGGAAGTAAAAACTTCTATTGAAGACAAGTGGGAGGTCCAACAAGGACTGGAATCCTGGTTAAACGTTCTAGAACCCAGACAAAGAAGGATCCTGACCATGGCAAAACTGGAAGGGAAATCGGTTCGAGAGATTTCCGAAACCACTGGCCTTTCCGAATCCAACGTAAAAGTGATTGTCCATCGTTCTCTGGAAAAGTTGAAACGTTTTTTTTCCGAGTCTGAGAGAACGATAGAAGGCTCCAAGACGTCCAAGAAATAG
- the leuC gene encoding 3-isopropylmalate dehydratase large subunit: MKTMFEKIWEDHLVGEMDGGSYLIYIDRHLIHEVTSPQAFDGIRMAGRKVRRPEATFATMDHNVSTRIRDLELADPISANQMKTLIKNCKENGITLYDLNHPDQGIIHVIAPEMGLTHPGMTIVCGDSHTSTHGAFGALAFGIGTSEVEHVLATQTLMQRRAKTMEIRVDGQLSPHVTAKDIVLAIIGKIGTGGATGYVIEYRGSAISSLSMEARMTVCNMSIEAGARAGLIAPDQTTFDYLKGKDFAPKGAEWDLAVQKWKRYVTDDGAKFDTSIVLKAEEIAPQVTWGTSPGQVVPVTGIVPDPKDAPDAVEKTSIENALKYMDLKPGQKMEEVFVNKVFIGSCTNSRIEDLRVAASTVKGKRVSNKVQAIVVPGSGRVKRQAEAEGLDKIFIEAGFEWRQPGCSMCLAMNDDVLQPGDRCASTSNRNFEGRQGKGGRTHLVGPAMAAAAAVEGHFVDIRNWK, from the coding sequence ATGAAAACGATGTTCGAAAAAATCTGGGAAGACCATCTGGTCGGTGAAATGGACGGAGGGTCCTATCTTATTTATATAGACCGACATCTGATCCATGAGGTTACGAGTCCCCAGGCTTTTGACGGGATTCGTATGGCCGGCAGAAAAGTGAGACGTCCAGAAGCTACTTTCGCTACCATGGACCATAACGTTTCCACTAGGATTCGTGACCTGGAACTGGCCGATCCGATCTCTGCCAATCAGATGAAAACTCTTATCAAGAATTGTAAAGAGAACGGAATTACTCTTTATGACTTAAACCATCCGGACCAAGGGATTATCCATGTGATCGCTCCTGAGATGGGACTCACTCATCCTGGTATGACTATCGTTTGTGGGGACTCCCATACTTCTACTCATGGGGCTTTTGGAGCTCTGGCTTTTGGGATCGGAACTTCCGAAGTAGAGCATGTGCTTGCTACCCAGACTCTTATGCAAAGAAGAGCAAAGACAATGGAGATCAGAGTAGATGGTCAACTTTCTCCACATGTGACCGCAAAGGATATCGTTCTTGCGATTATCGGAAAGATCGGTACTGGTGGCGCTACCGGATACGTAATCGAATACAGAGGCTCAGCAATTTCTTCCTTAAGTATGGAAGCTCGTATGACTGTTTGTAATATGTCGATAGAGGCGGGAGCAAGAGCTGGACTGATCGCTCCGGACCAAACTACTTTCGATTACCTGAAAGGAAAAGATTTCGCACCTAAAGGTGCAGAATGGGATCTGGCTGTCCAAAAATGGAAACGTTATGTGACAGACGATGGAGCAAAATTCGATACTAGCATCGTATTAAAAGCAGAAGAGATCGCTCCTCAAGTGACTTGGGGAACTTCTCCAGGACAAGTAGTTCCTGTGACAGGTATTGTTCCAGATCCAAAAGATGCGCCGGATGCTGTAGAAAAGACAAGTATAGAAAATGCACTTAAATATATGGACCTGAAACCTGGACAAAAGATGGAAGAAGTCTTTGTAAATAAGGTATTCATCGGTTCCTGCACAAACTCTAGAATTGAAGACCTAAGAGTGGCAGCTAGTACCGTAAAAGGTAAAAGGGTTTCCAATAAGGTCCAGGCAATCGTAGTCCCTGGTTCCGGAAGAGTGAAACGCCAAGCAGAAGCGGAAGGACTAGATAAAATTTTTATAGAAGCAGGCTTTGAATGGAGACAACCGGGTTGTTCCATGTGCCTTGCTATGAATGATGACGTTTTACAACCTGGAGACAGATGTGCTTCTACTTCCAATCGTAACTTCGAAGGAAGACAAGGAAAAGGTGGAAGAACTCACTTAGTCGGTCCTGCAATGGCAGCTGCCGCTGCGGTCGAAGGACATTTTGTAGATATTCGGAATTGGAAATAA
- a CDS encoding GNAT family N-acetyltransferase: MPNQTKITRMSSLQEISAEEWNLLGDPENPFSNHEFLYSLELSSCVGGRTSWHPEYWLAEDESGIHSSLPFYHKYDSYGEYIFDHSWANFFSQNGLSYYPKGLVAYPFTPVNGKKILRRNNVSAEEALDLLLPPLLENSRKEGLSSIHFLFLQEEEAKALEKRGFSTRITHQFHWKNRGYTSFDNFLGDFRSKKRIQIKKERETIRESGIRIICKEGKEISENDMDSIYNFYAETYSRKWGSPYLNRKFFKIILEKFSQNLVLFLAEKDGNTIGGTFNLKKGKKLYGRYWGSSSHYPFLHFECCYYAPIEYAIRNGFEIFEAGAQGEQKFLRGFPAVPTYSSHFIFHNQARNAIERFLESERMHMQEMIRETNLSSPLKDEALRGESEDQ; this comes from the coding sequence ATGCCCAATCAAACGAAGATCACCAGGATGTCCTCTCTCCAAGAAATTTCGGCAGAGGAATGGAATCTTTTAGGCGATCCAGAAAATCCTTTTTCCAATCATGAATTTTTATATTCACTGGAACTTTCTTCCTGCGTAGGTGGAAGGACTAGTTGGCATCCAGAGTATTGGCTGGCGGAAGACGAGAGCGGGATACATTCTTCCCTCCCTTTTTATCATAAATACGATTCTTATGGTGAGTATATTTTCGATCATTCTTGGGCTAATTTTTTCTCTCAGAACGGACTTTCTTACTATCCCAAGGGGCTCGTGGCTTATCCTTTCACCCCGGTAAACGGTAAGAAAATTTTAAGAAGAAATAATGTGTCTGCAGAAGAGGCGTTGGACCTCCTACTTCCTCCTTTATTGGAGAATTCAAGGAAAGAAGGGCTCTCCAGTATTCATTTTCTTTTTTTACAGGAAGAAGAAGCTAAGGCATTAGAGAAAAGGGGATTTTCCACTCGGATCACTCATCAATTTCATTGGAAGAATAGAGGTTATACAAGTTTCGATAATTTTCTGGGGGACTTTAGATCCAAAAAAAGGATACAGATCAAAAAGGAAAGGGAAACTATTAGAGAATCTGGCATTCGGATCATATGCAAAGAAGGGAAAGAAATTTCTGAAAATGATATGGATTCCATCTATAATTTTTATGCGGAGACCTATTCCAGAAAATGGGGATCTCCCTATTTGAACCGCAAATTTTTTAAGATCATTTTGGAAAAATTTTCCCAAAATCTGGTTTTATTTTTAGCGGAGAAGGACGGAAACACGATAGGCGGAACATTTAATCTGAAAAAGGGAAAGAAGTTGTATGGAAGATATTGGGGCTCTTCTTCACATTATCCTTTTCTACATTTCGAATGTTGTTATTATGCTCCAATTGAATACGCGATCAGGAATGGTTTCGAAATTTTTGAAGCCGGCGCCCAGGGAGAGCAGAAGTTTTTAAGAGGATTTCCTGCCGTTCCTACTTATAGCTCTCATTTTATTTTCCATAACCAAGCTCGAAATGCGATTGAACGTTTTTTAGAAAGCGAAAGAATGCATATGCAGGAAATGATTCGGGAAACCAATCTTTCTTCCCCATTGAAAGATGAGGCTCTGAGGGGAGAATCCGAAGACCAATGA
- a CDS encoding AAA domain-containing protein, translated as MEESYYSALRESLKKERKAELDKFKEEISSSDLNKRVQDGFTVFPLVFEDAELGADGNWKVLLKPTKSKNIPELFRSGTPVRIVKEAEEYISVLLKANEDSYLVYMEEVPDWVEEGKLALEILPDETSFKEWDRALEKVISAKKGSREKYFADLFSNQLEVSKPNFKPLSNLPDTLNDSQKKAVSAILQTEDFILVHGPPGTGKTKTIVEAIRILASEGKRILASAPTNAASDLLVESLERLKVPVLRIGHPARMHPDILQNSLEMKLNHSPEAKLIERDRKEVQELLKKARKYKRSFGKEEAEERRSLYKEADALRKSIKERQKVLIRYLLESHPVIVCTHTGASSYQLHNLDFDYAVLDEGSQAIEPSSWIPILKAERFVIAGDPFQLPPTVISEDKLLKVSLMERLLPIFQDKERVFLLDTQYRMTDPIQTFPNQMFYENKLRSGLEQNLREKVPFDSGEPFGSSLVFLDSSGTDTSEENSEGSLGNPWEAEFTVNIVKRILDSGWDPKNLILLSPYRYQRYLLKQKLEEIIPEHSSQLEVETVDSFQGRESDAVIFSLVRSNPEGQIGFLSETRRWNVGMTRAKKLLVMVGDGSTLGQNEFFKDLLETVELAGELRTAWEFLD; from the coding sequence ATGGAAGAATCTTACTATTCCGCCTTACGTGAATCTTTAAAAAAAGAAAGAAAGGCAGAGCTAGATAAGTTTAAGGAAGAAATCTCTTCTTCTGATCTAAACAAAAGAGTCCAAGACGGATTCACAGTATTCCCTTTAGTATTCGAAGACGCCGAACTTGGTGCTGACGGAAACTGGAAGGTGCTACTTAAACCCACAAAGTCTAAAAATATTCCGGAACTATTCAGATCTGGTACACCTGTTCGTATCGTTAAGGAAGCAGAAGAATATATCTCCGTTCTACTCAAAGCAAACGAAGACTCTTATCTGGTTTATATGGAAGAAGTTCCGGATTGGGTGGAAGAGGGAAAACTTGCTCTCGAAATTCTTCCCGATGAGACTAGTTTTAAAGAATGGGACCGAGCCTTAGAAAAAGTAATCTCCGCTAAAAAAGGATCCAGAGAGAAATATTTTGCGGATCTATTTTCCAATCAATTGGAAGTTTCTAAACCGAATTTTAAACCTCTCTCTAATCTTCCTGATACTCTGAACGATTCCCAAAAGAAGGCAGTCTCCGCAATTTTACAAACGGAAGATTTTATTTTAGTACATGGTCCTCCCGGCACGGGAAAGACCAAAACGATCGTAGAAGCAATTCGTATCTTGGCTTCCGAAGGTAAAAGGATACTCGCTTCTGCTCCCACGAATGCAGCTTCCGATCTACTTGTGGAATCATTGGAAAGACTAAAAGTTCCGGTTTTAAGGATCGGTCATCCTGCTCGGATGCATCCTGATATTCTTCAGAACTCTTTGGAGATGAAATTAAATCATTCTCCGGAAGCAAAATTGATAGAAAGGGACAGAAAAGAAGTCCAGGAATTATTGAAGAAGGCCCGCAAATACAAAAGAAGTTTTGGTAAAGAAGAAGCGGAGGAAAGAAGAAGTCTCTATAAAGAAGCAGACGCATTAAGAAAAAGTATCAAAGAAAGGCAGAAGGTTCTGATCAGATATTTATTGGAGTCGCATCCAGTTATAGTATGTACACATACTGGCGCTTCTTCTTACCAATTGCATAATTTGGATTTTGATTATGCGGTCTTGGACGAAGGCAGCCAGGCGATAGAACCTTCTTCTTGGATCCCTATCTTAAAAGCGGAGAGATTTGTGATTGCCGGAGATCCATTTCAACTTCCTCCTACGGTGATCTCGGAAGATAAACTACTTAAGGTTTCTTTAATGGAGAGACTTCTTCCTATTTTCCAGGACAAGGAAAGAGTGTTTCTATTGGATACTCAGTATAGAATGACTGATCCGATCCAGACATTCCCGAATCAGATGTTTTATGAGAATAAACTAAGATCCGGACTGGAACAAAACCTTAGAGAAAAAGTTCCTTTCGATTCAGGAGAGCCATTCGGTTCAAGCCTAGTCTTCTTAGATAGTTCCGGAACGGATACTTCGGAAGAAAATTCGGAAGGTAGTTTAGGAAATCCTTGGGAAGCAGAGTTTACGGTAAACATAGTAAAAAGAATTTTGGATTCTGGATGGGATCCTAAAAATCTTATCTTACTTTCCCCTTACAGATACCAAAGATATCTTCTAAAACAAAAATTAGAGGAAATCATCCCGGAACATTCTTCTCAGTTGGAAGTAGAGACTGTTGACTCTTTTCAAGGCAGAGAATCTGATGCAGTAATTTTCAGCTTGGTTCGTTCCAATCCGGAAGGTCAGATCGGATTTTTATCAGAGACCAGAAGATGGAATGTAGGAATGACTAGAGCCAAAAAACTTTTAGTGATGGTGGGCGACGGCTCCACTCTAGGGCAAAACGAATTTTTCAAAGATCTACTAGAGACAGTTGAATTGGCGGGAGAGCTTAGGACCGCTTGGGAGTTTTTGGATTAA
- the clpS gene encoding ATP-dependent Clp protease adapter ClpS — protein sequence MSNLKTEEQVLTKEKLKLKKPAKYRVVILNDDYTPMEFVVWILRVVFYRTQVESEQIMLQAHTTGKALCGVYSHDVARTKVNETHILAEEHGHPLHCQMEIEEGEES from the coding sequence ATGAGCAATTTAAAGACCGAAGAACAGGTTCTCACAAAAGAGAAACTGAAACTTAAAAAACCGGCTAAGTATAGGGTGGTGATCTTGAATGACGATTACACTCCTATGGAATTCGTGGTTTGGATCTTGCGAGTGGTATTTTATCGGACCCAGGTCGAGAGCGAACAAATTATGCTACAAGCACATACAACCGGAAAGGCTCTTTGCGGAGTCTATTCTCATGATGTTGCCAGGACAAAAGTGAACGAGACTCATATACTCGCAGAGGAGCATGGACATCCTTTGCATTGCCAGATGGAAATAGAAGAGGGGGAAGAATCATGA
- the clpA gene encoding ATP-dependent Clp protease ATP-binding subunit ClpA, whose amino-acid sequence MTLSEELEKSLGQARTEALKRRNEYITLEHILLSLTNDPIAAEVLIACGADLEQLRSELKEYLDTEMESVPESFGEIEPEYTIGAQRVLQLAAFHVQSTQKKKLDGGYVLASLFREDQSHAVFFLGRQDISRFDVVRYISHGIKKSGEKVGEGNSTDESSKKQSGDPLSDFCVNLTEKASQGKLDPLVGRAEEIERTIHILARRRKNNPIFVGDAGVGKTAIVEGLALQIVNGKVPDILKNTKVYSLDMGLLLAGTKFRGEFEERLKNVVQAISSDPDNVLFVDEIHTIIGAGAVSGGSLDASNLLKPALSNGELRCIGTTTYKEYKAIFEKDHALSRRFQKLEVNEPSVEETIQILKGLLPKYEQFHSVKYSSGAVEEAAKLAERYILDRKLPDKAIDLIDEAGAKVKLRESSKSKIVSVKEIEELVAKISKIPPRTVKADDREKLKNLDEELKRKIYGQDQAVIELVQAIRLSRSGLSEPGKPVGSFLFAGPTGVGKTELSKQLAAILGVEFIRFDMSEYMEKHTVSRLIGSPPGYVGFEQGGQLTDAIVRTPHCVLLLDEIEKAHEDIYNILLQIMDHATLTDNNGRKADFKQVILIMTTNTGARERASNPLGFDNTVLTDRGLKAIEKQFSPEFRNRLTAIIEFSALDEGTVSKVVRKQLELLEIRLKEKNIQLHYGEDVLIWIAKKSYDPLFGARPVQRWIDSNISKKLSEEILFGELKNGGDVNLEIQNEELKLVFRSREK is encoded by the coding sequence ATGACCTTATCAGAAGAACTGGAAAAATCTCTGGGCCAAGCAAGGACCGAGGCTCTCAAAAGAAGGAACGAATACATCACGCTTGAGCATATTCTTCTCTCCTTAACAAATGATCCGATCGCAGCTGAGGTTCTGATTGCCTGCGGAGCGGACTTAGAACAGTTACGTTCCGAGTTAAAAGAATATTTAGATACTGAAATGGAATCGGTTCCGGAATCTTTCGGAGAGATAGAGCCTGAATATACGATTGGTGCTCAAAGAGTTCTTCAGTTAGCGGCATTTCACGTTCAGTCCACCCAAAAGAAAAAATTGGATGGAGGTTATGTGCTCGCTTCCTTGTTCAGAGAAGATCAGTCGCATGCGGTCTTTTTCTTAGGAAGACAGGATATTTCCCGCTTCGATGTGGTGCGTTATATTTCTCATGGGATCAAAAAGTCAGGCGAGAAGGTAGGAGAAGGCAATTCCACGGACGAATCTTCCAAAAAACAAAGCGGAGATCCTCTGTCTGATTTCTGTGTGAATCTGACTGAAAAAGCAAGCCAAGGAAAATTAGATCCTTTGGTCGGAAGAGCAGAGGAGATAGAAAGAACGATCCATATCCTTGCCAGAAGAAGAAAAAACAATCCTATCTTCGTTGGAGATGCGGGAGTCGGAAAAACAGCGATCGTAGAAGGACTTGCACTTCAGATCGTAAACGGAAAGGTCCCGGATATATTAAAAAATACGAAAGTATATTCCTTGGATATGGGACTTCTTCTTGCCGGAACCAAGTTCAGAGGAGAGTTCGAGGAAAGACTGAAAAATGTTGTGCAGGCAATTTCTTCCGATCCGGATAATGTATTATTTGTGGATGAGATCCATACGATCATAGGTGCGGGTGCTGTTTCAGGTGGATCCTTGGATGCTTCTAACCTTTTGAAACCCGCACTTTCGAATGGGGAACTTCGTTGTATTGGAACTACAACATATAAGGAATATAAAGCGATCTTCGAGAAAGACCATGCTTTATCTAGAAGATTCCAAAAACTAGAAGTGAATGAACCAAGTGTAGAAGAGACCATCCAGATCTTAAAAGGACTTCTTCCTAAATACGAACAATTCCACTCCGTAAAATATTCTTCAGGGGCCGTAGAAGAAGCGGCAAAACTTGCAGAACGTTATATTCTAGATCGTAAACTTCCTGATAAGGCAATCGATCTCATAGACGAAGCTGGCGCAAAGGTAAAACTCAGAGAAAGTTCCAAGTCAAAGATCGTAAGTGTAAAAGAGATTGAAGAACTTGTCGCAAAAATTTCTAAAATCCCTCCACGAACTGTAAAGGCGGATGATAGAGAAAAACTCAAAAACCTAGACGAGGAATTAAAACGCAAAATTTACGGGCAGGACCAGGCAGTAATTGAACTCGTGCAAGCAATCCGACTTTCCAGAAGTGGTTTGTCAGAGCCGGGAAAACCTGTGGGTTCTTTCTTGTTCGCAGGACCTACAGGTGTTGGAAAAACGGAATTATCCAAACAACTCGCTGCTATTTTGGGTGTGGAATTCATCCGATTCGATATGAGCGAGTACATGGAAAAACATACTGTTTCTAGACTGATCGGTTCTCCTCCTGGTTATGTTGGTTTCGAGCAGGGTGGTCAATTGACGGATGCGATCGTTCGTACCCCTCATTGTGTTCTTCTATTGGATGAGATTGAAAAGGCTCACGAAGATATATATAATATTCTTTTGCAGATCATGGACCATGCCACTCTCACGGATAATAATGGTAGAAAAGCGGATTTCAAACAAGTCATTCTGATTATGACCACAAATACAGGTGCAAGAGAAAGAGCTTCTAATCCATTAGGATTCGATAATACCGTTTTGACTGACAGAGGATTAAAGGCTATTGAAAAACAGTTTTCTCCCGAGTTTAGAAATAGGCTTACAGCTATTATTGAGTTCTCTGCTCTGGATGAAGGAACAGTTTCTAAGGTGGTCCGTAAACAACTGGAACTTCTGGAAATCAGATTGAAAGAGAAAAATATTCAACTTCATTATGGAGAAGATGTGCTGATTTGGATCGCTAAAAAATCCTATGATCCTTTGTTCGGTGCAAGGCCTGTCCAAAGGTGGATTGACTCTAATATTTCCAAAAAACTCTCCGAAGAGATCCTGTTCGGAGAATTAAAAAACGGTGGGGATGTGAATTTGGAAATACAAAACGAGGAACTTAAATTAGTCTTCCGTTCTAGAGAAAAATAA